The Leptospira noumeaensis genome includes the window AAATGGCGGAAAAACAAAGTATAGATCTCCCAATTCGCTTAAAAAGACAAAGTTACTAGATTGTATTTTTCTAATTTTTCTAGCCTTTTTTGTTTCCTTTGTCAAAATAGGGGAAAGTTCTATGAATCGAAAAAGTTTCTTACAAAAGCTGAGCGCTGTTACCTTCGGGGCAGGATTGATCCTTCCCAAAAAAACATTCGGACAAACCACAACAGTTACGACTGCCGAAACCAAACCCAAGTCTAGCGGTGGAAAAAAAGCTGTCGTTCTCGGTGGTGGCCTCTCGGGACTCTACTCTGCCTATCTGTTAAAACAAACAGGGTATGATGTCACCATCATTGAAAGGGGAGAAAAATTAGGTGGGCGGATTGCCACCTATGAAAATGCAGAACTTGGAATCTTACAAGATTTAGGTGGAGAGTGGATTGGAGAAGGACAATCGGACATCAAAAGTTTGATCAAACAACTGGGTTTGGATTTAATTCCTTCTAATATTACAGACAGATTTTCACTTCAAAAATCGAATTCTGATTCATTAAAAATCTCATCTTCTTCTCTGGAAACCTTGGACAAGGTCATCGAACTCCATAAGTCTCTGGGAAACACACAAAAACAAGGATTGGACAAAATCAATTTTTCATCCTATGCCCGCTACCAAGGATTAACTGAAGAAGAAATTCGTTCTATGAACGAATTATACCGAGTCATCTTAGGTGCCGATTTAAATCAAATTTCAAGCGAATCTGTGTTAGATGACCTTTCGGCTTTCCAATCAGCTTTGAAACCAAAATTTCAAGTGCGTGGTGGAGCTGAACGAATCATAAAAGAACTATCTAATTCTTTACGAAACCAAGAATTCATTTTAGGAGAAACAGTCACAAAGGTTTCTCAACAAAAAAACCAAGTTACCGTAGAACTGTCATCTGGACGTTCCGTAAAGGGAAGTTTGGTAGTTTGTTCTCTCCCTTCTGCTGCGGTTCTGGATATCAAATGGACACCGGGTTTACCAAAGGATTTGATTTACTCTGCCCTTCGGATGCAAACGGGAAAAATATCCAAAAACTTAAGTTTGGTCAAATCCAAAGATTCCTTGTCGAAGTTATTTTTATCCACCAACACGGCCGCAGAAACCTTATATGTATCAGAATCTGCCATTGGAAACAACGTAACTGCTGTTACTTCCATAAGCACAGGAGATAGAGCTTCTTTATTCGAAAAAGGTAGTGATCGTCAGAAAAAAAATCTAATGACCTCTTCCTTAGAAGAAGTAAACGATTTGGAACTTATCCTCGATTCACCTTTTATCTTTCATAGTTTCCAAAAATCAACGGGAAGAGCGGGATTTGTTTCTTTGTTTCCACCGGGTAGTTTTGGAATCAAAGATATTTGGGCCGAACCTTTCGAAAGAGTCTTTTTTGCAGGAGAACATTTGGCATTCCATACGGGAAGTATGGATTCTGCCGTTGCCTCTGCCATCCAAGCCGTCAGTAGAACATAAACTTATGTGTTTTTTAATCCGAAGAGAAACCTTAATGGTTTTATCTTTCGGATTAAAAATTCATATAGAAAAAAACTGCCACCTAACACCACCATTATATGCAGTGAAAATTTAGTCCACAAACTCCAATCCAAATTCCGTATCCAAAATGCATACAGGAGAGAGATGGGATGGTGGACTAAGTAAATGGGGAGACTTGCCTCAATCAAATAAGATCCTAATTTACCTTCTTTGTTTCCGAATGTTTGCAATACTGATACAAGAAAACTAGTCCACAGGAAGGGAGACAAAACCCATAAAAAAATATGAAATCCCCTAATCCAAACATTCACATATTGAAAATAGATCCAAAGCGGATCTTCAATTTCCATATCTTTAAATAACAAATACACAACGATAGCCCAAACAAAAATCGCCAATGTTTTGGTATTGGAATGGTTATTTTTTTGGATTAATATGGTTTTCCAATGATAAGTGAATATTCCTGTTAGAAAAAATGAAAACTGGAATACAAAGGTGAGTTTAAAAATCCCGTAATAGGATTCTCCTTTTGAAATTTGTGAATGTGAGAAAAATACAAAAAGAAAACAGATAGATAGAAGAAATAAATATCTAGGAAGTCCACTTTGAATTTTATCCCAGATCTTAAGAGTAAAAAAGGATTTAGGAATCAAACTATAAAGAA containing:
- a CDS encoding flavin monoamine oxidase family protein, translated to MNRKSFLQKLSAVTFGAGLILPKKTFGQTTTVTTAETKPKSSGGKKAVVLGGGLSGLYSAYLLKQTGYDVTIIERGEKLGGRIATYENAELGILQDLGGEWIGEGQSDIKSLIKQLGLDLIPSNITDRFSLQKSNSDSLKISSSSLETLDKVIELHKSLGNTQKQGLDKINFSSYARYQGLTEEEIRSMNELYRVILGADLNQISSESVLDDLSAFQSALKPKFQVRGGAERIIKELSNSLRNQEFILGETVTKVSQQKNQVTVELSSGRSVKGSLVVCSLPSAAVLDIKWTPGLPKDLIYSALRMQTGKISKNLSLVKSKDSLSKLFLSTNTAAETLYVSESAIGNNVTAVTSISTGDRASLFEKGSDRQKKNLMTSSLEEVNDLELILDSPFIFHSFQKSTGRAGFVSLFPPGSFGIKDIWAEPFERVFFAGEHLAFHTGSMDSAVASAIQAVSRT
- a CDS encoding acyltransferase family protein translates to MGRLVYLDNLRSFALLLGIVFHAAIVYSSDIKYAIQDTNRSDVLSYFCYWIHSYRMPMFYMISGFFSAMVWEKKGSLFYLEARFKRVLVPTIFGLIFLAPIQYYLTEKIKTKELELLPFLEYFFTKDHFQHSHIWFLVDLFCFSILYSLIPKSFFTLKIWDKIQSGLPRYLFLLSICFLFVFFSHSQISKGESYYGIFKLTFVFQFSFFLTGIFTYHWKTILIQKNNHSNTKTLAIFVWAIVVYLLFKDMEIEDPLWIYFQYVNVWIRGFHIFLWVLSPFLWTSFLVSVLQTFGNKEGKLGSYLIEASLPIYLVHHPISLLYAFWIRNLDWSLWTKFSLHIMVVLGGSFFLYEFLIRKIKPLRFLFGLKNT